A single Tenacibaculum sp. 190524A02b DNA region contains:
- a CDS encoding alanine/glycine:cation symporter family protein, translating to MKKKLLSLLMLLIPMLTFAQEKGLAEKINEGFKPVADAWGGIVFYPINLGGGVEMPLVIIMLLLAGLIFTIIFKFVNVRLFPVSINIVRGKYDDVDHATSGVMAGDPTPGGDAIETIRVEGEEGEVSHFQALTAALSGTVGLGNIAGVAVALSLGGPGATFWMIVAGLVGMSSKFVECTLGVKYRDVGEDGTVYGGPMYYLKKGLTDVGKSGLGKVLAAVFAVMVVGGSFGGGNMFQANQAAQQFTTMIGSSSLSSALVFGLIMSALVAVVIIGGIKRIGNITEKIVPFMVGIYFIAAMIILIANISQIGSAFGQIIDGAFNAKGISGGLLGVLIIGFQRAAFSNEAGVGSAAIAHSAVKTKYPASEGLVALLEPFIDTVVVCTMTALVIIITNGNGDIMTYGVKSPDGVLATSKAFASVLPWFPYVLTIAVVLFAFSTMLSWSYYGLQGWMFLFGRSKASDYAYKILFCLFVIIGSVASLGAVTDFSDAMIFAMAVPNVIGLFFLFPKVKEELSKYLKAIGVLKV from the coding sequence ATGAAGAAAAAACTTCTATCACTATTAATGTTACTAATTCCAATGCTGACTTTTGCCCAAGAAAAAGGGTTAGCTGAAAAAATTAATGAGGGCTTTAAACCAGTAGCAGATGCATGGGGAGGTATTGTGTTTTATCCAATAAATCTAGGAGGTGGGGTTGAAATGCCTTTAGTAATCATTATGCTTTTATTAGCAGGGTTAATATTTACGATAATATTCAAGTTTGTAAATGTTAGATTGTTTCCTGTTTCAATAAATATTGTAAGAGGTAAATATGACGATGTAGATCATGCTACTTCTGGAGTTATGGCAGGCGATCCAACACCAGGAGGAGATGCTATTGAAACTATTAGAGTTGAAGGAGAGGAAGGAGAGGTTTCACATTTTCAAGCTTTAACAGCTGCTTTATCAGGAACGGTAGGTTTAGGTAATATTGCAGGTGTTGCTGTAGCTCTGTCATTAGGAGGGCCTGGAGCTACTTTTTGGATGATTGTGGCTGGCTTAGTAGGGATGTCTTCAAAGTTTGTGGAATGTACATTAGGTGTAAAGTATAGAGATGTTGGTGAAGATGGAACAGTTTATGGAGGGCCAATGTATTATCTTAAAAAAGGATTAACAGATGTTGGTAAAAGCGGATTAGGTAAAGTTTTAGCGGCTGTTTTTGCAGTAATGGTTGTAGGTGGTTCTTTTGGAGGAGGGAATATGTTTCAAGCAAACCAAGCAGCTCAGCAATTTACAACTATGATTGGGTCTAGTTCTTTATCTTCAGCACTTGTTTTCGGTTTAATAATGTCAGCCTTAGTTGCAGTTGTAATAATTGGAGGTATTAAAAGAATAGGTAACATAACTGAGAAAATAGTGCCTTTTATGGTTGGGATTTATTTTATAGCAGCAATGATAATATTAATAGCTAATATATCTCAAATAGGATCAGCTTTTGGACAGATAATTGATGGGGCGTTTAATGCAAAAGGAATATCTGGTGGGCTTTTAGGTGTATTGATTATTGGTTTTCAAAGAGCTGCTTTTTCAAATGAAGCAGGAGTAGGTTCAGCAGCAATAGCACATTCTGCGGTAAAAACTAAATACCCTGCATCAGAAGGGTTAGTTGCATTGTTAGAGCCTTTTATCGATACTGTTGTAGTTTGTACAATGACTGCTTTAGTTATTATAATAACAAATGGGAATGGTGATATAATGACTTATGGAGTTAAGTCTCCTGATGGAGTTTTAGCTACTTCTAAGGCATTTGCTTCAGTTTTACCTTGGTTTCCGTATGTACTGACAATTGCAGTAGTGTTATTTGCATTTTCAACAATGTTATCGTGGTCTTATTATGGTTTACAAGGATGGATGTTTTTATTTGGAAGATCTAAAGCTTCTGATTATGCATATAAAATCTTATTTTGTTTATTTGTTATAATAGGTTCAGTAGCTAGTTTAGGGGCGGTTACTGATTTTTCAGATGCAATGATTTTTGCAATGGCTGTGCCTAATGTAATAGGATTATTTTTCTTATTCCCTAAGGTAAAAGAAGAGCTGTCAAAATATTTGAAAGCAATAGGAGTTTTGAAAGTATAA